The DNA sequence GAGGACCGCCGCGAACTTGCCGTCGACGGCAAAGTCCCGCATGTCGCCGAGGTGGAGCGGGACGTCGCCGAGGCGGCGGGCGGCGAGGCGGAGCATTTCGGGGTCACGGTCCAGTCCTTCCGGGCGGTACTTCCCGTGCCACTGGTTCAGCACCGCGAGGCGCAGGCCGGGCCCGCAGCCGATCTCGAGCACCCGACGCGGCTCCGGCTCTTCGTCTTCGGGCGGCGGCGGCAGCCGCACGTCGAGCAGACGGTCCACCAGCCCGATCTCATGCTGGTAGGAGCGGCCGGTGTAGAGGGCCTCGTAGGCGTCTTCGACATGGGCAAGCATCGGATGGGGCTCCGGAGAGGAAGGAAGTGCTGAAAACTAACGGGGCCGGGAATCACCCGGCCCCGCCTCGCCTAGAACTCGATGCCGCCGGTGAGGACCAGCTGCTTTCCGCCGCCCAATTCGTAGCGGGCCTGGGCGAACGGTGCCCCGCGGCCACGCCCCAGCTTCAGGCCCGCGATCGCATTCAACCCGAGCTCCGTCCCGCCGGCGTTGGTGTAGAGGGCGCCATCGACCGTGTAGTTGGTGTAGTTCAACCCGGTCCCGACATAGATCCCGTGCGTCTTGGGCAGCTCGTAGGTGCCGTTGACGTTGAACTCCCAGTAGGTCGGCCGCGTTGCCAGCGGGCCGGAGACCACCTTCTCGAGGAAGAACCAGTCGAAGGTCGCCTGCCCGCGGATGCCGTCGCCCACCTTCGACTCCTGGATCGGGAAGCCGAGCCCGGCACCCACGCCGAACGCCTCCATGTCCGCGGCATAGCTCGCCTGCGTGATGATCGACAGCCGCGGCGCCTGCGCCCCCGCCCCGAGCGGCGCCAGCACCGCCCCGAACACCACCACCCACCTCACCGCCTTCGAGATCCCCATGCACCGCTCCGACGCTCAGTGTGTATGGGCGCAGCATGCTGCGCCCCGTTCGCTCGCTCCGCGCCAATCCCCCCCAATACGCGACGCGGGGACCCCCCGTTGAGGAGGTCCCCGCGTGGTCCGACGCCCGACCCCAGAGGGTCACGGCATCGAGGTCGTGACTAGAAGCGGAAGCCGCCGGTCACGTAGAGCTGCTCGGCGCCACCGATGGCGAAGCGGGCCTGCACGAACGGAGCCGCCTTGCCGCTGCCCAGCTTGTAGCCGCCGAGGACGTTGATGCCGATGTCGCTGCTGCTGCAGTCAACAAGGGTGCCGCAGAAGGCGGAGTCGAACGACGAGTTGGCGTAGTTGATGCCGGCGCCGACGTACAGGTTCTTCACCGACGGGATGTCCTTGAGCAGGTTCCCGTTGATCTCCCAGAACGTGAGGGGGTCATCAGCGAGGAAGTAGTCGAACGTCGCCTCGAGGCGGATCCCCTGCTTCTCGGTCAGCGAGCCCAGCCCGAGGTTCACGCCGCCGCCGACGCCCAGCGCCTCGACATCGAAGCCATAGCTGCCCTGCACGACGAAACCGACCTGCGCCTGTGCGGTCGACGGCGCAAAGGCGGCGACGCCGAGCGCAAGCACTGCACCTGCAAACATGGACTTGATCCGCATACTGGAAGCCTCCAACAGAGTGGGTAGGGGTACTTGGTCCTGCGTTCCAACGATGAGACGTTCTAGATTGCATCGGTACGGCAGTGCATCCAATCTATACATTCCGGCAGTTCGCACCAGACTTGACGCGCTCCACCGGCCAAGGGTAAGGACCGTGATGACCGGGATCCGCTGGGCCACCGACCTCCATCTCGACCACGCCGCACCCGGGGTGGTCGAGTCGTTCTTCCTGGCATTGCGTCGGGGGCCGGCCCTTCCCGTCATCCTGACCGGTGACCTCTCGACCGCCCCCCGCCTCGTCCAGGACCTGATCGACCTCGCCGACGCCGCGGCGGCGCCACTCTATCTCGTCCTCGGCAACCACGACCATTACCACGGCGGCATCGGCTCGGTGCGCGACGCGGTGATCGCCCTCCATGAGACCCATCCATCGATTCAATGGTTGCCACCAGCCGGCGTGGTACCCCTCGATGCGGACACCGCGCTCGTCGGGGTCGACGGCTGGGCGGATGGCCGCGCCGGCAATGCGCTCACGACGCCCCTGGTCCTCAATGATGACCGACTGATCGCAGAGGTCGCCGCCCAGCCGGACCGGATCTCGAAGTTGGCGGTCAAACGCGCCCTGGCCGACGCCGATGCCACGCGACTCGCCACGCTGCTGGAACGCGCCGCGCCCGACTATCACCGGATCGTGGTCGCGACCCACGTGCCGCCCTTCGTCGAGGGGCTCCCCGCGAGCGGCCGGCTCTCCCGCGCCGAGTGGCACCCGCTGCTGGTGTCTGGAGCCACCGGGGCGGTCCTCCGACGCTTTGCGATGGCCCATCCAGACCACCAGATCACGGTCCTCGCCGGACACACCCATGCCGCCCGGGAGGCGGCCATCCTCCCGAACCTCCGCCTTCGGGTGGCCGCGGCCCGCTACGGCGACCCGCGCGTGGCGGCCGTCACCGTCTGACGCGCGGTATCTTCCGGTAACTCTCTCCTCTGGACCGTCGATGCGTTTCCTCTCGCTCGCCTTGCTCCTCCTGGTCGCCACCCCGCTCGCCGGCCAGACCCCGGACGCCCTGATCCCGGCCGATGCCGCGGTCCGGACCGGGACGCTCGCCAACGGCTTCCGCTTCATCATCCGGCAGCACCCCCTCCCCGCCGATCGACTCGAGCTGCGGCTGGTGGTGCGGGCCGGATCGATCCAGGAGGACCAGGACCAGCGCGGGCTCGCGCACTTCATCGAGCACATGGCCTTCAACGGCACCACGCGCTTCAAGAAGAACGACCTGGTCTCGTACCTCGAGTCGATCGGGGTCCGCTTCGGCGCCGACCTCAACGCCTACACCTCGTTTGACGAGACGGTCTACATCCTCCCCGTCCCGACCGACAAGCCGGAGCTGCTCGAGCGCGCCTTTGACATCCTCCAGGATTGGGCGAGTGGGATCTCGTTCGATTCGGCCGAGGTCGTGAATGAGCGCGGCGTGGTGCTCGGCGAATGGCGCAGCGGGCTCAGCGCCGGCAAGCGCATCCAGGACAAGGAATTCCCGCTCCTCTTCCGCGGGTCGCGCTACGCCGAGCGGTTGCCGATCGGCGACACCGCGACGATCGCGCATGCGGTGCCGGCCCCGCTCAAGCGCTACTATCGCGACTGGTATCGCCCCGACCTGATGGCCGTGATCGCCGTTGGCGACGTGCCGGCCGATCGACTCGAAGCGCTGATCCGCAATCGCTTCAGCAAGTTGACCAATCCGCCACGGCCACGGCCGCGCGTCGAGGCGCCGATTCCGGAGCAGCCGGGAACCCGCGTCTCGATCGTGACCGACCCCGAACTCGGCAGCGAGTCAATCCAGTTGCTGGTGCGGCGCCCGTCCCACGGGCCGTATCGTCGCGAAGCGGATGAGCGTCGCGTACTGATCAATGCCATCGTCTCGACCATTGCCGGCCAGCGGCTCGCCGACCTCGCGCGCAATCCGAACGCCGGCTTCGTCGGCGCCGGCATCGGCCCGACGCGGCTCATTCGCGACGTCGAGCTCTTCTCGGTCTCGGTCGGCCCCAAGGAAGGCAAGCTGACGCAGGCGTTCGAGGAGGTGCTGCGCGAGGCGCGCCGACTGGCGCAACACGGCGTCCTCCCCGCCGAGCTCGAGCGCGCCAAGGCATCGCTGCTGCGCGGGCGGGAAGTGGCCGCGAACGAGCAGGAGAAGGCGTTCAGCAACGCCTTCGTCGACCTCTACATCGATGCCATCACCAGCGGCAACACGACGCCATCGGCGAAGACGCGCTTTGCGCTCGCGCAGCAACTCCTGCCGACGATCACCAAGGCCGAAATCGATGCCGCCCTTCGCGAGCAGGCCGCAGGGAGCGATCGCTTCCTCGCCGCGCGCATTCCGGAAAAGGCCGGGATGACGGTGCCGACACAGGAGGCGCTGCTCGCGATCGTCGCGCGGACCGACACGATGACCACCGACGCATGGACCGAGACCACCGTCGCCGGCCCGCTCGTCCCGATGATCCCCAAGGCAGGCCGCATCGTCGGCGAGAAGCAGAACAGCGAGCTCGGCTTCACCGAGTGGACGCTCAGCAACGGCATCCGCGTGCTCGTCAAGCCGACCACCTTCAAGGCCGACGAGATCGTCGTCTCCGGCTGGTCGCCCGGCGGCGCCTCGCTGGTGAGCGACGCCGACGTCCTCAACTCGCAGTTCGCCACCATCATCGTGCAGCAGAGCGGGGTCGGCGATTTCGACGCGGCCTCGCTCCGTCGGCGGCTCGCGGGCAAGGTCGCGCGCGTCTCGGCCAACATCGCCGACCTCACGGAAGGCATCGGCGGCGCGACCACACCGAAGGACCTCGATACCTTCTTCGAGTTGCTCTGGCTCAACGCGACCGCACCGCGCTACGACTCCAACGCGGTGGCCGCCTTCGTCAACCAGCTGAAGAGTCAACTCGCCGGCCGCGATCGCATCCCGACGATGGCGCTGCTCGACACCCTCTCGGCGGTGATGACGCAGAATTCCCCGCGCCAGCCGTCGGTCACCGCCGCCACGCTGGAGATGTTCAACGCCAATCGTGCGCTGGCGATCTACAAGGAGCGCTTCGCGGACTTCGGTGACTACACCTTCCTGATCGTCGGCAACGTGCAACTCGACTCGCTCCGCCCTCGGGTGGAGCAGTGGCTCGGTGCGCTGCCCGTCACCGGGCGGAAGGAGAGCTGGAAGGACGTGGCCCCGCGGCCGCCCGCGGGCGTGATCACCAAGACGATTCGCAAGGGGAAGGAGCCGGTCGCCCAGCAGTTCGCGATCTTCTCCGGCGCGACCGAGCCGCCCGACGCCATGACGGAGATGGCCGCCGAGGCGGTCGGCGAAATCCTGCAGACCCGGCTGCTCGAGGCACTGCGCGAGGCGATGGGCGCCACCTACAGCGTCAACGCGATGACCGAGGTGAGCCGCCAGCCGCACGGGGAATACAACGCGATGATCCAGTTCACGTCGACGCCGGAACAGGTCGACACCCTCTGGGCCGCCGCGCAAGGGATCATCGCCGCGCTCCGGACGAATGGACCGACCGCCGAGGAGCTGCAGAAGTTCGTGGCGCAGTATCGTCGCGGCACCGAAGTCGCCGTCAAGACCAACGGCTGGTGGCTCGGGCAGCTGCGTCAGGCCCAGCAGGAAGGACGCCCGCTCGCGGAGATCCTCGCCTGGGATGCCCGCCTGACCGCGCTCACCCCGGCGATGGTGAAGGCCGCCGCCGCGCGCTACCTCGATCCGAAGAATGTCGCGCGGTTCATGCTGGTGCCGGAGGGGGGGACGACGCCGTAGAACACGCAGGATGATCGATCATCATCGATCATCCATCATCCCGTCTACGAGCGCGGCGAGCATCCGCTCCGCACTCGTCTCCACGTCGCGCCACTCGATCCAGGCATCCTCCGCGAAGACCATGTGCAGCGAGATCAGGCCATGCGTGGCAGCCCAGCAGATCTGGGAGACGCGTTCCGGATCGCCATAGTCGCCGCGAAATCGACCCGCCTGGATCGCCTCGGCCACCGTCGCGCGGACGATGCCGTAGGCGTCGCTCTCGGGATTCCGCTCGACCTGCTGGACGTGGTCGTCCGGGTGGTCGCGCTTCGCCCCCGGCGTCATGAAGAGCAGCCGATAGTGTTGCGGATGCTCGAGGCCGAAGCGGACGTAGGCCATCCCCAACTTGATCAGCCGCTCGACCGGGTCGGCGACCGCCGCCAACCGCAGGAAGCTCGCGCCGAGCGCGCCGATGTCTTGGGTCACCAACTCGCGCAGCAGCGACTGCTTGTCGGCGAAGTGGTGGTAGATCGCCGGTGCGGTGCACTCCAGTCGCTCGGCGATCGCCCGCATCGTGGTCGCCTCAACGCCGCGCTCCACGAACAACTCCCGTGCCACATCGAGGATGCGATCGTGGGTGGCTTCGCGTTCGCGGGTGCGACGGGTCTTGGAGGGCATACCGTCAGCCTAACGCTGTTAAACATCCTCGACAACGCAACCGCCGCTCGCCGTTCGCCGTTCGCGGTTCGCCGGCTCCCCCTAGATTCCACCATGGCCCGCTTCCTCCGCTGGACCCTCCTGATCGTCCTCGTCCTGACCGGCGTCTGGTACTATCTCGCCCCGCGCCGAGCCTACGACCGCTTCCTGCAGGCCGTCGCCTTCGGCAACGAGGCCGAACTCGAGGCCACCGTCGACTTCCCGCTGCTCCGGATGAACCTGCGGGAGGATCTGCGGAAGGGGATCGAGGCCCGCGCACGGTCCGGCCTCGGTGCCACCGTGGCGACCGCCATGCTCGGCGGCCTGGTCGACGCGGCAGTGACGCCGGAGGGGCTGTCGCAGATCGTGACCCAGTTCGGGACGCGCCTCCCAGGTCCGGACGCCGCCGACTCCCTCACCGGCACCGCCGTCACCTCCTACCGCTACCGTGCGCCGTCACAGGTCGATGTCGTCCTTTATCCGGCAGGGAAGACTGCCGACGATGGTGGTGTCCTGACCTTTACGCGCAGCGGCCTGACGTGGAAGCTCACCCGCGCCTGGAGCCCTCGCCAGACCAACGGAAGAGGGCGATGACACGATCTGCCACGATCCTGCTCGGGCTCGCGCTACTGCTCGACACGTCGACACCGCTCCACGCCCAGATCAGCGGACGCCCACGCGTCGCCTCGCCGACCGTCCGCCTCCTCCCCGATCCGCGTCCGGCGCCGCATCCGGCGCAGCGGGCGCAGGGCGCGCAGGTCTTCCAACGGTCCCGCGCCAACGCCCGGCGGCCGGTCGCCTCGCAATTCGATTCGCTCGGCATCATGCCGATGGCCAATGTGGGCGACTCCGTCACGCTCTACTACTTCGACAACGGCGCCACGCTCGGTCGCGTGCGCAGTGCCAAGGTGACCGCCCGCCGTCGCTTCGATCCGCCGCTCTCGTGGCGCGCAGCCTGTGACGAAGTGGCGCATCCGGGATGGCTCTACGACCTCGATGCGCCACCGACCTCGGCCTTCGCCGTGGTGCTCCCGGGGGTGTTCGGCACCCCCGTGCGCCGCGATCCGCCACCACTGGCCCGAAGCGGCGCCAAGTACTCGTTCCTCGCGACCGCCGATTCCGCATGGCAACGCTACCTCGCGGCGACCAAGCCGAAGACTGAACGCGCCGCTGCCTTCCTCTGGTACAGCTTCCACACCGACTCGCTCGACTCGGGGCACGGCACCCGCACCCTGATTGGCGTGCGCGGCCCCGGCGGTCGCAATCTCGCGGTCTTCACCTACTGGCTGCGCGACGACTACAACGACGGCACCGCCAACACCACCGGCACCTGGCTGGTGGATGGTTGGGGCTTTCCGGTGGCGAAGATGTCGGGCAATGTCGACATCTATGGCACCGTCGACAGTGACCGCGATGGCATCGACGAAGTCGTCACCTCCGCCGGCACGATTCGCTGGGACGGCACCCGCTGGCTGATGCCGACGGTCTACAGCGACGAGCCGTGCCTGGCGCGCCGCGTCATGTCGCCACCCACGGGGACCCGACCGTAGCGTGACGCGGACCGACGTCGCCGCCACGCCGGGCCGCGTCCTCGCCGCCTTCGTCACGCTCTATCTCGTCTGGGGTTCCACCTACCTCGGCATCCGCATCGCCGTCGAGACGCTGCCGCCCTTCCTCCTCGCCGGTGCACGATTCGTCGTCGCCGGCGCGGTCATTCTGGCCATTGCGCGCCATCGCGGCACCGTGTTTCCGAAGGGCCGCGAGTGGCTCGGCGCCGCTGGCGTCGGCCTCTGCCTCGTCACGCTCAGCAATGCGCTGATCGTCTGGGTGGAACAGCGCGTTCCCTCGGGCGTCGTCGCGCTCTTCGCCGCCGGCTCGCCACTGCTGATCTCGCTCCTCACCTGGCAGCGCACCGGGACGCCGCTCGGCACCCGTCGCCTGATCGGCCTCGCCCTCGGCACCGTCGGGCTCGTGCTGCTCGGCAGCGAGACCTTCGCCGCGATCCCCGACCCGCTCCGCCTCGGGATGATCGCGCTCGCGATGATCGCCTGGGCCATCGGCGCGACGTACGGACGCGACTGGCCACAGACGCGCAATCTGTTGATGGGCAGCGGCGCGCAGATGTTTGCGGGAGGATGGATCGCGATCGTGGCGGGCGTGCTGCTCGGCGAGGCGAATCACTTCGACGCCAACGCCGTGTCGTGGCAGAGCCTCGCCGCCTGGGGCTACCTGACCGTCTTCGGCTCGATGCTCGCCTACACCGTCTTCCAGTGGCTCATGGAACACGTCGACGCCACGGCGGTGTCGTCCTACACCTACGTCAATCCGATCGTGGCCCTCGCGCTCGGCGCCCTCGTGGCGGATGAGCACATC is a window from the Gemmatimonadota bacterium genome containing:
- a CDS encoding TetR/AcrR family transcriptional regulator, producing the protein MPSKTRRTREREATHDRILDVARELFVERGVEATTMRAIAERLECTAPAIYHHFADKQSLLRELVTQDIGALGASFLRLAAVADPVERLIKLGMAYVRFGLEHPQHYRLLFMTPGAKRDHPDDHVQQVERNPESDAYGIVRATVAEAIQAGRFRGDYGDPERVSQICWAATHGLISLHMVFAEDAWIEWRDVETSAERMLAALVDGMMDDR
- a CDS encoding EamA family transporter, with the translated sequence MTRTDVAATPGRVLAAFVTLYLVWGSTYLGIRIAVETLPPFLLAGARFVVAGAVILAIARHRGTVFPKGREWLGAAGVGLCLVTLSNALIVWVEQRVPSGVVALFAAGSPLLISLLTWQRTGTPLGTRRLIGLALGTVGLVLLGSETFAAIPDPLRLGMIALAMIAWAIGATYGRDWPQTRNLLMGSGAQMFAGGWIAIVAGVLLGEANHFDANAVSWQSLAAWGYLTVFGSMLAYTVFQWLMEHVDATAVSSYTYVNPIVALALGALVADEHITPRIVLATMLLVPAVVLVVVKPRTANGELGTETPQEP
- a CDS encoding insulinase family protein; amino-acid sequence: MRFLSLALLLLVATPLAGQTPDALIPADAAVRTGTLANGFRFIIRQHPLPADRLELRLVVRAGSIQEDQDQRGLAHFIEHMAFNGTTRFKKNDLVSYLESIGVRFGADLNAYTSFDETVYILPVPTDKPELLERAFDILQDWASGISFDSAEVVNERGVVLGEWRSGLSAGKRIQDKEFPLLFRGSRYAERLPIGDTATIAHAVPAPLKRYYRDWYRPDLMAVIAVGDVPADRLEALIRNRFSKLTNPPRPRPRVEAPIPEQPGTRVSIVTDPELGSESIQLLVRRPSHGPYRREADERRVLINAIVSTIAGQRLADLARNPNAGFVGAGIGPTRLIRDVELFSVSVGPKEGKLTQAFEEVLREARRLAQHGVLPAELERAKASLLRGREVAANEQEKAFSNAFVDLYIDAITSGNTTPSAKTRFALAQQLLPTITKAEIDAALREQAAGSDRFLAARIPEKAGMTVPTQEALLAIVARTDTMTTDAWTETTVAGPLVPMIPKAGRIVGEKQNSELGFTEWTLSNGIRVLVKPTTFKADEIVVSGWSPGGASLVSDADVLNSQFATIIVQQSGVGDFDAASLRRRLAGKVARVSANIADLTEGIGGATTPKDLDTFFELLWLNATAPRYDSNAVAAFVNQLKSQLAGRDRIPTMALLDTLSAVMTQNSPRQPSVTAATLEMFNANRALAIYKERFADFGDYTFLIVGNVQLDSLRPRVEQWLGALPVTGRKESWKDVAPRPPAGVITKTIRKGKEPVAQQFAIFSGATEPPDAMTEMAAEAVGEILQTRLLEALREAMGATYSVNAMTEVSRQPHGEYNAMIQFTSTPEQVDTLWAAAQGIIAALRTNGPTAEELQKFVAQYRRGTEVAVKTNGWWLGQLRQAQQEGRPLAEILAWDARLTALTPAMVKAAAARYLDPKNVARFMLVPEGGTTP
- a CDS encoding DUF2939 domain-containing protein — its product is MARFLRWTLLIVLVLTGVWYYLAPRRAYDRFLQAVAFGNEAELEATVDFPLLRMNLREDLRKGIEARARSGLGATVATAMLGGLVDAAVTPEGLSQIVTQFGTRLPGPDAADSLTGTAVTSYRYRAPSQVDVVLYPAGKTADDGGVLTFTRSGLTWKLTRAWSPRQTNGRGR
- a CDS encoding metallophosphoesterase translates to MTGIRWATDLHLDHAAPGVVESFFLALRRGPALPVILTGDLSTAPRLVQDLIDLADAAAAPLYLVLGNHDHYHGGIGSVRDAVIALHETHPSIQWLPPAGVVPLDADTALVGVDGWADGRAGNALTTPLVLNDDRLIAEVAAQPDRISKLAVKRALADADATRLATLLERAAPDYHRIVVATHVPPFVEGLPASGRLSRAEWHPLLVSGATGAVLRRFAMAHPDHQITVLAGHTHAAREAAILPNLRLRVAAARYGDPRVAAVTV